The following are encoded together in the Acidovorax sp. KKS102 genome:
- the acs gene encoding acetate--CoA ligase: MSAPTSAIESVLVENRVFPPSDAIVKAARVSGMAGYEALCAEAEKDFEGFWARQAQANLQWTKPFTRTLDGSNAPFFQWFADGELNASANCLDRHIGTPTENKTAVIFEADDGTVTKITYKELLARVSQFANALKAHGVAKGDRVLIYMPMTIEGVVAMQACARIGATHSVVFGGFSAKAVHERIIDAGAVAVITANYQMRGGKELPLKAIIDEALAMGGCDTIRNVFVYQRTATACNIVAGRDKTFAEALAGQSTECAPVAVGAEHPLFILYTSGSTGKPKGVQHSTGGYLLWAKMTMDWTFDLRADDVFWCTADIGWITGHTYVAYGPLAAGATQIIFEGIPTFPNAGRFWQMIERHKCTIFYTAPTAIRSLIKAAESDEAVHPARSDLSSLRILGSVGEPINPEAWMWYHKNVGGERCPIVDTFWQTETGGHVITPLPGATPLVPGSCTLPLPGITAAIVDEMGNDVPNGSGGILVIKKPWPSMIRTIWNDPERFKKSYFPEELKGYYLAGDGAVRSADRGYFRITGRIDDVLNVSGHRMGTMEIESALVAKTDLVAEAAVVGRPDDVTGEAICAFVVLKRSRPTGEEAKQIANELRNWVAKEIGPIAKPKDIRFGDNLPKTRSGKIMRRLLRSIAKGEAITQDTSTLENPAILDQLAQTN; this comes from the coding sequence ATGAGTGCGCCCACATCCGCCATCGAGTCCGTGCTGGTTGAGAACCGTGTGTTCCCGCCCTCGGATGCCATTGTCAAAGCCGCACGTGTGTCCGGCATGGCGGGCTATGAGGCGCTGTGTGCCGAAGCCGAGAAGGACTTCGAGGGCTTCTGGGCGCGCCAGGCACAGGCCAACCTGCAGTGGACCAAGCCTTTCACGCGCACCTTGGACGGGTCCAACGCGCCGTTCTTCCAGTGGTTTGCCGATGGTGAACTCAACGCATCGGCCAACTGCCTCGACCGCCACATCGGCACCCCCACCGAAAACAAGACCGCCGTCATCTTCGAAGCCGACGATGGCACCGTCACCAAGATCACCTACAAAGAGCTGCTGGCCCGGGTGAGCCAGTTTGCCAACGCGCTCAAGGCCCACGGTGTGGCCAAGGGTGACCGCGTGCTGATCTACATGCCCATGACCATCGAAGGCGTGGTGGCGATGCAGGCCTGCGCGCGCATTGGCGCCACGCACAGCGTGGTGTTTGGCGGCTTCAGCGCCAAGGCCGTGCACGAGCGCATCATCGACGCCGGTGCCGTGGCCGTGATCACCGCCAACTACCAGATGCGCGGCGGCAAGGAGCTGCCGCTCAAGGCCATCATCGATGAAGCCCTGGCCATGGGTGGTTGCGACACCATCCGCAACGTGTTCGTCTACCAGCGTACGGCCACGGCCTGCAACATAGTGGCCGGGCGCGACAAGACCTTTGCCGAAGCCTTGGCTGGCCAAAGCACCGAATGCGCCCCGGTGGCCGTGGGTGCCGAGCACCCGCTGTTCATCCTGTACACCAGCGGCTCCACCGGCAAGCCCAAGGGCGTGCAGCACAGCACCGGCGGCTATCTGCTGTGGGCCAAGATGACCATGGACTGGACGTTCGACCTGCGCGCCGATGATGTGTTCTGGTGCACGGCCGACATCGGCTGGATCACGGGCCACACCTACGTCGCCTATGGCCCGCTGGCGGCAGGCGCCACGCAGATCATCTTTGAGGGCATCCCCACCTTCCCGAACGCGGGTCGCTTCTGGCAGATGATCGAGCGCCACAAGTGCACCATCTTCTACACCGCCCCCACGGCCATCCGCTCGCTCATCAAGGCCGCCGAGTCCGACGAGGCGGTGCACCCCGCGCGCTCCGACCTGTCGAGCCTGCGCATCCTGGGCAGCGTGGGCGAGCCCATCAACCCCGAAGCCTGGATGTGGTACCACAAGAACGTGGGTGGCGAGCGTTGCCCTATCGTGGACACCTTCTGGCAGACCGAAACCGGCGGCCACGTGATCACTCCGCTGCCCGGCGCTACGCCTCTGGTGCCCGGCAGCTGCACGCTGCCACTGCCCGGCATCACGGCCGCCATCGTGGACGAAATGGGCAACGACGTACCCAACGGCTCGGGCGGTATCTTGGTCATCAAGAAGCCCTGGCCCAGCATGATCCGCACCATCTGGAACGACCCCGAGCGCTTCAAGAAGAGCTACTTCCCCGAAGAGCTCAAGGGCTACTACCTGGCCGGTGACGGCGCGGTGCGCAGTGCCGACCGGGGCTACTTCCGCATCACGGGCCGCATCGACGACGTGCTGAACGTGTCGGGCCATCGCATGGGCACGATGGAGATCGAATCTGCCCTGGTCGCCAAGACCGACCTCGTGGCCGAAGCCGCTGTGGTGGGCCGCCCTGATGATGTGACCGGCGAGGCCATCTGCGCGTTTGTGGTGCTCAAGCGCTCGCGCCCCACGGGCGAAGAAGCCAAGCAGATCGCCAACGAGCTGCGCAACTGGGTGGCCAAGGAAATCGGCCCCATTGCCAAGCCGAAGGACATCCGCTTTGGCGACAACCTGCCTAAGACCCGCAGCGGCAAGATCATGCGCCGCCTGCTGCGCAGCATCGCCAAGGGCGAGGCCATCACCCAGGACACCAGCACGCTGGAGAATCCGGCAATTCTGGATCAGTTGGCCCAGACCAACTGA
- the ilvD gene encoding dihydroxy-acid dehydratase: protein MPIYRSKTSTAGRNMAGARSLWRATGMKDDDFSKPIIAVVNSFTQFVPGHVHLKDLGQLVAREIEAAGGVAKEFNTIAVDDGIAMGHDGMLYSLPSRDIIADSVEYMVNAHCADAMVCISNCDKITPGMLMAAMRLNIPVIFVSGGPMEAGKTRLANPVTKVMEFKKLDLVDAMVIAADTNYSDADVAEVERSACPTCGSCSGMFTANSMNCLTEALGLSLPGNGTVVATHADREQLFKRAGRRIVDLAKQYYEQDDERVLPRSVGFKAFENAMTLDIAMGGSTNTILHLLAIAKEAEIPFTMADIDRLSRVVPQLCKVAPNTNKYHIEDVHRAGGIMAILGELDRAGKLHTDVPTVHAPTLKDALDQWDIVRTQDDAVRTFYMAGPAGIPTQVAFSQNTRWPSLDLDRAEGCIRSYDHAFSKEGGLAVLTGNIAVDGCVVKSAGVDESILVFEGTAHVTESQDEAVANILADKVKAGDVVIVRYEGPKGGPGMQEMLYPTSYIKSKGLGKACALLTDGRFSGGTSGLSIGHCSPEAAAGGAIGLVQNGDRIRIDIPNRTINVLVSDEELAKRREAQNAKGWKPAQPRPRKVSAALKAYAKLVMSADKGAVRDLSLLDD, encoded by the coding sequence ATGCCCATCTACCGTTCCAAAACCTCCACCGCCGGTCGCAACATGGCAGGCGCGCGTTCCCTGTGGCGCGCCACCGGCATGAAAGACGATGACTTCAGCAAGCCGATCATCGCGGTGGTCAATTCGTTCACCCAGTTCGTGCCCGGCCACGTGCACCTGAAGGATCTGGGCCAGCTGGTGGCCCGCGAGATCGAAGCCGCTGGCGGCGTGGCCAAGGAGTTCAACACCATCGCCGTGGACGACGGCATCGCCATGGGGCACGACGGCATGCTGTATTCGCTGCCCAGCCGCGACATCATTGCCGACTCGGTCGAGTACATGGTCAACGCGCATTGCGCCGACGCCATGGTCTGCATCTCCAACTGCGATAAGATCACCCCCGGCATGCTGATGGCCGCGATGCGCCTGAACATCCCGGTGATCTTCGTCTCGGGCGGCCCGATGGAAGCGGGCAAGACCCGCCTGGCCAACCCGGTCACCAAGGTCATGGAGTTCAAGAAGCTCGACCTGGTGGACGCGATGGTGATCGCCGCCGACACCAACTACTCCGACGCCGATGTGGCCGAGGTCGAGCGCTCGGCCTGCCCCACCTGCGGTTCGTGCTCGGGCATGTTCACCGCCAATTCCATGAACTGCCTGACCGAGGCGCTGGGCCTGTCGCTGCCCGGCAACGGCACGGTGGTGGCCACCCATGCCGACCGCGAGCAGCTCTTCAAGCGCGCGGGCCGCCGCATCGTGGATCTGGCGAAGCAATACTATGAGCAGGACGACGAACGCGTGCTGCCCCGCTCGGTGGGCTTCAAGGCGTTTGAAAACGCCATGACGCTGGACATCGCCATGGGCGGCTCCACCAACACCATCCTGCACCTGCTGGCGATTGCCAAAGAGGCCGAGATCCCCTTCACCATGGCCGACATCGACCGCCTCTCGCGCGTCGTGCCGCAGCTGTGCAAGGTGGCGCCCAATACCAACAAGTACCACATTGAAGACGTGCACCGCGCGGGCGGCATCATGGCCATCCTGGGCGAGCTGGACCGCGCGGGCAAGTTGCACACCGACGTGCCCACGGTGCACGCTCCCACGCTCAAAGACGCGCTGGACCAGTGGGACATCGTGCGTACGCAGGATGACGCCGTGCGCACCTTCTACATGGCCGGCCCCGCCGGCATCCCCACGCAGGTGGCATTCAGCCAGAACACCCGTTGGCCCAGCCTGGACCTGGACCGCGCCGAGGGTTGCATCCGCTCGTACGACCACGCCTTCAGCAAGGAAGGCGGCCTGGCCGTGCTGACCGGCAACATCGCAGTGGACGGCTGCGTGGTCAAGTCGGCCGGTGTGGACGAAAGCATCTTGGTGTTTGAAGGCACGGCCCACGTGACCGAGTCGCAGGACGAGGCCGTGGCCAATATCCTGGCCGACAAGGTCAAGGCCGGTGACGTGGTCATCGTGCGTTATGAAGGCCCCAAGGGCGGCCCCGGCATGCAGGAGATGCTGTACCCCACCAGCTACATCAAGTCCAAGGGCCTGGGCAAGGCCTGCGCGCTGCTGACGGACGGGCGCTTCTCGGGCGGCACCTCGGGCCTCTCGATCGGTCACTGCTCGCCCGAAGCGGCCGCCGGCGGCGCGATCGGCCTGGTGCAGAACGGCGACCGCATCCGCATCGACATCCCCAACCGCACGATCAATGTGCTGGTGAGCGATGAAGAACTGGCCAAGCGCCGCGAAGCGCAAAACGCCAAGGGCTGGAAGCCTGCCCAGCCACGGCCCCGCAAGGTGTCGGCTGCGCTCAAGGCCTATGCCAAGCTGGTGATGTCTGCCGACAAGGGCGCCGTGCGCGACTTGTCGCTGCTGGACGACTGA
- a CDS encoding c-type cytochrome has product MKRSLITLALTLSVAAPAMADLALATSKNCMACHAVDKKLVGPAYKDVAAKYAGQKDAVDKLAAKIIKGGSGVWGPVPMPANAQVNDAEAKKLAAWVLTQK; this is encoded by the coding sequence ATGAAGCGTTCCCTGATCACCCTCGCCTTGACGCTGTCGGTTGCGGCACCCGCGATGGCCGACCTGGCCTTGGCCACCTCCAAGAACTGCATGGCTTGCCACGCAGTGGACAAGAAACTGGTGGGCCCCGCCTACAAGGATGTGGCAGCCAAATACGCTGGTCAGAAGGACGCTGTGGACAAGCTGGCAGCCAAGATCATCAAGGGTGGCTCTGGTGTGTGGGGCCCGGTGCCCATGCCAGCCAATGCCCAAGTGAATGACGCCGAAGCCAAGAAGCTGGCCGCCTGGGTGCTGACGCAGAAGTAA
- the ilvD gene encoding dihydroxy-acid dehydratase: MTDSSKPSAPINRRSANITQGKSRAPNRSMYYAMGYEEGDFVKPMVGVANGHSTITPCNSGLQKLADAAIAGIEEAGGNAQVFGTPTISDGMAMGTEGMKYSLVSREVISDCIETCVGGQWMDGVLVVGGCDKNMPGGLMGMLRANVPAIYVYGGTILPGHYQGKDLNIVSVFEAVGENAAGKLSDFDLKEIEKRAIPGTGSCGGMYTANTMSSAFEALGISLPYSSTMANPHDEKMNSAKESAKVLIEAIKKDIKPRDIVTKKSIENAVAVIMATGGSTNAVLHFLAIAHAAGVEWSIDDFERVRVKTPVLCDLKPSGKYLAVDLHRAGGIPQVMKILLNAGLLHGDCLTIEGKTIAEVLKDVPDQPRADQDVIRPISNPMYAQGHLAILKGNLSPEGSVAKITGLKNPVITGPARVFDDEQSALEAILAGKIKAGDVMVLRYLGPKGGPGMPEMLAPTGALIGAGLGESVGLITDGRFSGGTWGMVVGHVAPEAAAGGTIAFVNEGDSITIDARQLLLQLNVPDEEIAKRRAAWTAPAPRYTRGVQAKFAFNASSASKGAVLDAY; this comes from the coding sequence ATGACCGACTCCAGCAAGCCCTCCGCGCCCATCAACCGCCGCAGCGCCAACATCACCCAGGGCAAGTCGCGCGCACCCAACCGCTCCATGTACTACGCCATGGGCTACGAGGAAGGCGACTTCGTGAAACCCATGGTGGGCGTGGCCAATGGCCACAGCACCATCACGCCCTGCAACAGCGGCCTGCAAAAGCTGGCCGATGCGGCGATTGCAGGCATCGAAGAAGCCGGTGGCAACGCCCAGGTGTTCGGCACCCCCACCATCAGCGACGGCATGGCCATGGGCACCGAAGGCATGAAATACAGCCTGGTGAGCCGCGAAGTCATCAGCGACTGCATCGAAACCTGCGTGGGCGGCCAGTGGATGGACGGCGTGCTGGTGGTCGGCGGCTGCGACAAGAACATGCCCGGCGGCCTGATGGGCATGCTGCGCGCCAACGTGCCCGCCATTTACGTCTACGGCGGCACCATCTTGCCCGGCCACTACCAGGGCAAGGACCTGAACATCGTGAGCGTGTTCGAGGCCGTGGGCGAAAACGCGGCGGGCAAGCTCAGCGACTTCGACCTCAAGGAGATCGAGAAGCGCGCCATCCCCGGCACGGGTTCGTGCGGCGGCATGTACACCGCCAACACCATGAGCAGCGCGTTCGAGGCCCTGGGCATCAGCCTGCCCTATTCGTCCACCATGGCCAACCCGCACGACGAGAAGATGAACTCGGCCAAGGAGTCGGCCAAGGTGCTGATCGAGGCCATCAAGAAGGACATCAAGCCGCGCGACATCGTGACCAAAAAGTCCATCGAGAACGCCGTTGCCGTGATCATGGCCACCGGCGGCTCGACCAATGCCGTGCTGCACTTTCTGGCGATTGCCCATGCAGCGGGTGTGGAGTGGAGCATTGACGACTTCGAGCGCGTGCGCGTGAAGACCCCCGTGCTGTGCGACTTGAAGCCCAGCGGCAAGTACTTGGCTGTGGACCTGCACCGCGCAGGCGGCATCCCGCAGGTCATGAAGATCTTGCTGAATGCAGGCCTGCTGCATGGCGACTGCCTCACCATCGAGGGTAAGACCATTGCCGAAGTGCTGAAGGACGTACCCGACCAGCCGCGCGCCGACCAGGACGTGATCCGCCCCATCAGCAACCCCATGTACGCGCAAGGCCACCTGGCCATCTTGAAGGGCAACCTGAGCCCTGAGGGGTCGGTGGCCAAGATCACCGGCTTGAAGAACCCTGTCATCACCGGCCCGGCCCGCGTGTTTGACGATGAGCAGTCGGCGCTCGAAGCCATCCTGGCAGGCAAGATCAAGGCCGGTGACGTGATGGTGCTGCGCTACCTGGGCCCCAAGGGCGGCCCCGGCATGCCCGAGATGCTGGCGCCCACCGGCGCGCTGATCGGCGCGGGCCTGGGCGAGAGCGTGGGCCTGATCACCGACGGCCGCTTCTCCGGCGGCACCTGGGGCATGGTGGTGGGCCACGTGGCGCCCGAAGCCGCCGCGGGCGGCACCATTGCCTTCGTCAACGAGGGCGACAGCATCACCATCGATGCACGCCAGCTGCTGCTGCAACTGAATGTGCCGGACGAAGAAATCGCCAAGCGCCGCGCCGCCTGGACGGCACCTGCCCCGCGTTACACCCGCGGTGTGCAAGCCAAGTTTGCGTTCAACGCGTCGAGCGCGAGCAAGGGGGCTGTGCTGGACGCCTATTGA
- the lgt gene encoding prolipoprotein diacylglyceryl transferase gives MLTYPHIDPVALQIGPLAVHWYGLTYLAAFGLFMLLGIRRLQHPPFASITGPGAWTRKDVEDILFLGVAGVVIGGRLGYCLFYKPGYYLSHPLEIFAVWQGGMAFHGGLLGVIVAMLWFAHSRQRPWLQVADFVAPCVPTGLAAGRVGNFINGELWGRFASPDLPWGMVFAHSGSMQPRHPSQVYQFLMEGLLLFILLWLYARKERRPGQVAAAFLFGYGVFRFIAEYFREPDAFLGILSLGMSMGQWLCVPMIVGGAAMWLWAQQRPVGALVSR, from the coding sequence ATGTTGACCTATCCCCACATCGACCCCGTCGCCCTGCAGATCGGCCCGCTGGCTGTGCACTGGTATGGCCTGACCTATCTTGCGGCCTTTGGCCTGTTCATGTTGCTGGGCATCCGGCGCCTGCAGCACCCGCCCTTTGCTTCCATCACAGGGCCCGGCGCCTGGACGCGCAAGGATGTCGAAGACATCCTCTTTCTGGGAGTGGCGGGTGTGGTCATTGGCGGGCGGCTGGGCTACTGCCTGTTCTACAAGCCGGGCTATTACCTGAGCCACCCGCTGGAGATTTTTGCCGTGTGGCAGGGCGGTATGGCCTTCCATGGCGGTTTGCTGGGCGTGATCGTGGCCATGCTGTGGTTTGCGCATTCGCGCCAGCGCCCCTGGCTGCAGGTGGCCGACTTTGTGGCGCCCTGCGTGCCCACGGGTCTCGCGGCCGGGCGGGTGGGCAACTTCATCAACGGCGAACTGTGGGGCCGCTTTGCCAGCCCTGATCTGCCCTGGGGCATGGTGTTTGCGCACAGCGGCTCCATGCAGCCGCGCCACCCGTCGCAGGTCTACCAGTTCCTGATGGAAGGGTTGTTGCTGTTCATCCTGCTGTGGCTGTATGCGCGCAAAGAGCGCCGCCCCGGCCAGGTGGCTGCCGCCTTCCTGTTTGGCTACGGCGTGTTCCGCTTCATTGCCGAGTACTTCCGCGAGCCCGATGCCTTCCTGGGCATCCTGTCGCTGGGCATGAGCATGGGGCAATGGCTGTGTGTGCCCATGATCGTGGGGGGCGCTGCGATGTGGCTGTGGGCACAGCAGCGGCCGGTGGGGGCGCTGGTTTCGAGATAA
- a CDS encoding intradiol ring-cleavage dioxygenase: MPPLHSLVPTAATAPAPAAAAPLTPPTATSRRLALSALGSLGVATLWGCGGGGDSTSTDAGTGTDSGSGTGSGTGTGSGTGTGTGTGTTTTCSVVPEETAGPYPADGSTASNNTYNVLALSGIVRSDIRSSVGSSTQVSGVPLSITITLTNTKASCAPLSGYAIYLWHCTQDGNYSVYSSNNIADNYLRGVQATDANGTVTFTTIVPGCYAGRMPHMHLEIYPTLASATKAANKIKTTQLAFPTALLSSIYSANSGYSASVRNLASITFATDNVFSDGTDLEMTTMQANSGGGYSASITISIAV, translated from the coding sequence ATGCCCCCTCTGCACTCTCTCGTCCCAACCGCCGCCACGGCGCCAGCACCCGCAGCAGCAGCCCCCCTCACCCCCCCCACCGCCACCAGCCGCCGCCTGGCATTGAGCGCACTGGGCTCCCTGGGCGTTGCCACCCTGTGGGGCTGCGGCGGAGGTGGAGACAGCACCAGCACCGACGCAGGCACTGGCACAGACTCCGGTTCGGGCACGGGCAGCGGCACCGGCACCGGATCAGGGACCGGCACGGGAACGGGCACCGGCACAACCACCACCTGTTCCGTCGTACCCGAGGAAACCGCCGGCCCCTACCCTGCCGACGGCTCCACGGCCAGCAACAACACCTACAACGTGCTCGCGCTCAGCGGCATCGTGCGTTCGGACATCCGCAGCTCGGTGGGTTCGTCCACCCAGGTCAGCGGTGTGCCGCTGTCCATCACCATCACTTTGACCAACACCAAGGCCAGTTGCGCACCGCTGTCGGGGTACGCCATTTACCTCTGGCACTGCACGCAAGACGGCAACTACTCCGTCTATTCCTCCAACAACATCGCCGACAACTACCTGCGCGGCGTGCAGGCCACGGATGCCAACGGCACCGTCACCTTCACCACCATCGTGCCGGGCTGCTATGCAGGCCGCATGCCCCACATGCACCTGGAGATCTACCCCACGCTGGCATCGGCGACGAAGGCCGCCAACAAGATCAAGACCACGCAGCTGGCCTTTCCCACCGCGCTGCTCAGCAGCATATACAGCGCCAATTCCGGCTACAGCGCCAGCGTGCGCAACCTGGCCTCCATCACCTTCGCCACTGACAACGTGTTCAGCGACGGCACCGATCTGGAGATGACCACCATGCAGGCCAACTCCGGCGGTGGCTACTCCGCCAGCATCACGATCTCCATCGCGGTCTGA
- a CDS encoding response regulator, translating to MSPRILVVEDEPDIAAIVVDYLRHAGYAVEHQAEGRAALASMLTTPPDLTLLDIMLPGMDGLEMLRQARRHTQHPIIMLTARVEELDRLIGLELGADDYICKPFSPREVVARVKAVLRRTAAAQEPPAHQTTTAALMLDESHWQATLHGTPLGLTRREFKLLQVLARQTGRIFSRAQLLDQAYDDTLDVNERAIDSHIKNLRKKLKAASTDGSDWIRSVYGVGFALDPTAPD from the coding sequence ATGAGCCCCCGCATCCTTGTCGTCGAAGACGAACCCGACATCGCCGCCATCGTGGTGGACTACCTGCGCCACGCGGGCTATGCGGTGGAGCACCAGGCCGAGGGCCGCGCCGCGCTGGCGAGCATGCTCACCACGCCGCCCGACCTCACGCTGCTGGACATCATGCTGCCCGGCATGGACGGCCTGGAGATGTTGCGCCAGGCGCGGCGCCACACGCAGCACCCCATCATCATGCTCACGGCCCGCGTGGAAGAGCTGGACCGCCTCATCGGTCTGGAGCTGGGCGCCGACGACTACATCTGCAAACCCTTCTCGCCGCGCGAGGTGGTGGCCCGCGTCAAGGCCGTGCTGCGCCGCACCGCTGCCGCACAAGAGCCGCCAGCCCACCAGACAACCACCGCCGCCTTGATGCTGGACGAATCGCACTGGCAAGCCACATTGCACGGCACGCCGCTGGGACTGACCCGCCGCGAGTTCAAGCTGCTGCAGGTGCTGGCGCGGCAGACCGGGCGCATCTTCTCCCGGGCCCAGTTGCTGGACCAGGCCTATGACGACACGCTGGATGTGAACGAGCGCGCCATCGACAGCCACATCAAGAACCTGCGCAAGAAGCTCAAGGCCGCCAGCACAGACGGCAGCGACTGGATCCGGTCGGTGTATGGCGTGGGCTTTGCGCTGGATCCGACGGCGCCAGATTGA
- a CDS encoding TIGR04438 family Trp-rich protein: MYLLGLSLLILALKYFEIGPVATWSWWWVLAPFAATALWWAWADSTGYTKRKAMEKMDQRKKDRINKHKEALGIRPRKPR, from the coding sequence ATGTATCTGCTGGGTCTGTCCCTTCTCATTCTGGCACTCAAGTATTTCGAGATCGGCCCTGTGGCCACATGGTCGTGGTGGTGGGTGCTGGCACCCTTTGCTGCCACGGCGCTGTGGTGGGCCTGGGCTGATTCCACCGGCTACACCAAGCGCAAGGCCATGGAGAAGATGGACCAGCGCAAAAAGGACCGCATCAACAAGCACAAGGAAGCCTTGGGCATTCGCCCACGCAAGCCGCGCTGA
- a CDS encoding ATP-binding protein: MPPLRSLVPVPHLTLHRKAFIALAALLLALLLIFVGFSRLGLQRGLGPYVAEIELARMDWLAERLQAHHTQTGGWDSLRGQPSLWGRLTHPSGGPRGPGGSRPPGGPPPDHSNPFAAPSASPPPSAQSGLLMQPASPASAPAANDSQGARGTDPGNGPPPRPPNDDLRPMDRGAAPPQRHPDDIYPRLGLLDAQDQLVAGTAPQPGGARLALRGASGQVIGHLVLAPPQGVRSEADQAFLAQHLGFVAWTGLAGLALALLLSGWLARRWLAPVEALATGARGIAQGHLHTRVPVHGNDELAQLARTFNTMAEQLGSIEASRRQWLGDVAHELRTPLAAMRAEIEAVQDGIRPFDDKTALRLHRQVMRLIQLVGDLRASLDAAGTSAPSAQVPVHPLSLLAEALASMRPRLAQAGIDVDTSGLDALTVQGTAQPAPLVRGDAQQLHQVFLNLLENSLRYTDAGGLLRIAARVLPPADGAPQLQVQLDDSAPGVPAHELPRIFDRLYRAETSRNRDHGGSGLGLAICRTIVLAHGGTLTAEPSPLGGLRITLQLPLLDNPS; encoded by the coding sequence ATGCCGCCCCTGCGCTCCCTCGTCCCCGTGCCCCACCTGACGCTGCACCGCAAAGCCTTCATCGCCCTGGCCGCGCTGCTGCTGGCGCTGCTGCTGATCTTTGTGGGGTTCTCACGCCTGGGGCTGCAGCGGGGCCTGGGGCCGTATGTCGCCGAGATCGAGCTGGCCCGCATGGACTGGCTGGCCGAGCGCCTGCAAGCCCACCACACCCAGACGGGCGGCTGGGACAGCCTGCGCGGGCAGCCCTCCCTGTGGGGACGGCTCACCCACCCGAGCGGCGGCCCGCGCGGGCCCGGCGGTTCCCGCCCGCCCGGTGGCCCGCCACCGGACCACAGCAATCCCTTTGCCGCGCCGTCTGCGTCCCCGCCCCCCTCCGCGCAATCTGGCCTCTTGATGCAGCCTGCCAGCCCGGCCAGTGCCCCTGCGGCCAACGACAGCCAAGGTGCCCGCGGCACCGACCCGGGCAATGGCCCGCCCCCGCGCCCGCCCAACGACGACCTGCGCCCCATGGACCGTGGCGCTGCGCCGCCCCAGCGCCACCCCGATGACATCTACCCCCGCCTGGGCCTGCTGGACGCGCAAGATCAGCTGGTCGCAGGCACCGCGCCCCAGCCCGGGGGCGCCCGCCTGGCATTGCGCGGCGCCAGCGGCCAGGTCATTGGCCACCTCGTGCTCGCACCGCCCCAGGGCGTGCGCAGCGAGGCCGACCAGGCCTTTCTGGCGCAGCACCTGGGCTTTGTGGCGTGGACGGGCCTCGCCGGTCTGGCCCTGGCGCTGCTGCTGTCGGGCTGGCTCGCGCGGCGCTGGCTGGCCCCGGTCGAGGCCCTGGCCACCGGCGCGCGCGGCATCGCGCAAGGCCACCTGCACACCCGCGTGCCCGTGCACGGCAACGACGAGCTGGCCCAGCTCGCCCGCACCTTCAACACCATGGCCGAACAGCTGGGCAGCATCGAGGCCAGCCGCCGCCAGTGGCTGGGCGACGTGGCCCACGAGCTGCGCACGCCCCTGGCCGCCATGCGCGCCGAGATCGAGGCCGTGCAGGACGGCATCCGCCCTTTTGACGACAAGACCGCGCTGCGCCTGCACCGGCAGGTGATGCGCCTGATCCAGCTCGTGGGCGACCTGCGCGCCAGCCTGGATGCAGCGGGCACCAGCGCGCCCTCAGCCCAGGTGCCCGTGCACCCGCTGTCGCTGCTGGCCGAGGCGCTGGCGTCCATGCGCCCCCGTCTGGCGCAGGCGGGCATCGATGTGGACACCAGCGGCCTGGATGCCCTGACCGTACAGGGCACTGCCCAGCCCGCGCCCCTGGTGCGCGGCGACGCGCAGCAGCTGCACCAGGTGTTTTTGAACCTGCTGGAAAACAGCCTGCGCTACACCGACGCGGGCGGCCTGCTGCGCATTGCGGCACGCGTGCTGCCACCGGCCGATGGAGCCCCCCAGCTGCAGGTGCAGCTGGACGACAGCGCGCCCGGCGTGCCCGCGCACGAGCTGCCCCGCATCTTTGACCGCCTGTACCGCGCAGAAACCTCGCGCAACCGCGACCACGGCGGCTCGGGCCTGGGCCTGGCGATCTGCCGCACCATCGTGCTCGCCCACGGCGGCACGCTGACGGCCGAACCCTCCCCCCTCGGCGGCCTGCGCATCACACTGCAACTGCCCTTGCTGGACAACCCTTCATGA
- a CDS encoding TIGR00645 family protein: MSSPQHKPPAPLRPLPSMIFASRWLQLPLYLGLILAQAVYVFHFWVELVHLIEAAFGNTAALQSLVSSIGYKSDFQVTALNETIIMLVVLALIDVVMISNLLIMVIVGGYETFVSRLHLEDHPDQPEWLSHVNASVLKVKLATAIIGISSIHLLKTFINAANYDLKVLMWQTIIHVVFLLSALAIALTDRLMSHSSDSH, translated from the coding sequence ATGTCCTCTCCCCAACACAAGCCCCCCGCGCCACTGCGCCCCCTGCCTTCGATGATCTTCGCCAGCCGGTGGCTGCAATTGCCGCTGTATCTGGGCCTGATTCTGGCGCAGGCGGTGTACGTCTTCCATTTCTGGGTGGAGCTGGTGCACCTGATCGAGGCGGCATTCGGCAACACCGCTGCCCTGCAAAGCCTGGTGTCCAGCATTGGCTACAAAAGCGATTTCCAGGTCACCGCGCTCAACGAGACCATCATCATGCTGGTGGTGCTGGCGCTGATCGACGTGGTGATGATCTCCAACCTGCTGATCATGGTGATCGTCGGCGGCTACGAGACCTTTGTCTCGCGCCTGCACCTCGAAGACCACCCCGACCAGCCTGAGTGGCTGAGCCATGTGAACGCCTCGGTGCTCAAGGTCAAGCTGGCCACCGCCATCATCGGCATCAGCTCCATCCACCTGCTCAAGACCTTCATCAACGCCGCCAACTACGACCTCAAGGTGCTGATGTGGCAAACCATCATCCATGTGGTGTTCCTGCTCAGCGCCCTGGCCATTGCGCTGACCGACCGGCTGATGTCGCACTCGTCCGACAGCCACTGA